A region from the Spiroplasma taiwanense CT-1 genome encodes:
- a CDS encoding bifunctional 5,10-methylenetetrahydrofolate dehydrogenase/5,10-methenyltetrahydrofolate cyclohydrolase — protein sequence MSDKILDGKFLSQKLNSALKNSIEQLGKKRLPKIAIIQIGNNSASNKYIKNKIKACNDVGMLNTLIKLEENIKENELIEIINKLNNDETVDGIILQLPLPLNINENKITKLISPEKDADGFSPITLGNVILNNSNIFPATPFGIIKLIEHKQINIVGANVVIIGRSNIVGKPLANMLINKSATVTVCNSKTKNLSKICKAADILISAAGSPKFVNKKFVNKKMTVIDVGANFFEGKYCGDVDFKKVYPIVKYITPVPGGVGPMTIACLLQNVFQLYKNKNSNQ from the coding sequence ATGAGTGATAAAATACTTGATGGTAAATTTTTATCTCAAAAATTAAATTCTGCTCTCAAAAATAGTATAGAGCAATTAGGGAAAAAAAGATTACCAAAAATTGCAATAATTCAAATTGGAAATAATAGTGCAAGTAATAAATATATAAAGAATAAAATTAAGGCTTGCAATGATGTTGGAATGTTAAATACACTAATTAAATTAGAAGAAAATATTAAAGAAAATGAATTAATTGAAATAATTAACAAATTAAATAATGATGAAACAGTTGATGGTATTATTCTTCAATTACCTTTACCCTTAAATATAAATGAAAATAAAATAACAAAATTAATTTCACCAGAAAAAGATGCTGATGGATTTTCACCAATTACTTTAGGTAATGTAATATTAAATAATTCCAATATTTTTCCAGCAACACCATTTGGAATAATTAAATTAATTGAACATAAACAAATAAATATAGTTGGAGCTAATGTAGTAATAATTGGCAGAAGTAACATTGTTGGAAAACCTCTTGCAAATATGCTTATTAATAAATCTGCAACAGTTACAGTATGTAATTCAAAAACAAAAAATCTTTCAAAAATTTGTAAAGCAGCAGATATTTTAATAAGTGCTGCTGGCTCTCCAAAATTTGTAAATAAAAAATTTGTAAATAAAAAAATGACAGTTATTGATGTAGGAGCTAATTTTTTTGAAGGAAAATATTGTGGTGATGTAGATTTTAAAAAAGTTTATCCTATTGTAAAATACATTACCCCTGTTCCAGGTGGAGTTGGTCCAATGACAATTGCATGTTTGTTACAAAATGTTTTTCAACTTTATAAAAATAAAAATTCAAATCAATAA